A genomic region of Eucalyptus grandis isolate ANBG69807.140 chromosome 5, ASM1654582v1, whole genome shotgun sequence contains the following coding sequences:
- the LOC104443725 gene encoding uncharacterized protein LOC104443725 yields the protein MVVHMKIRGICCFANFGKLDALKCTYTAFARYCHSEPLGVTSTYLEPLPSSSNKNSVAIFWDLDNKPPNSFPPFDAAIKLKASASSFGVVQYMVAYANRHAFSYVPPDVREQRKERKVLNKLENKGVIRPMEPYLCRVCGRKFYTNEKLINHFKQIHEREHTKRVSQIESARGKRRVNLVAKYSMKMEKYKNSARDVLTPKVGYGLAGELKRAGFFVNMVSDKPQAADIALRNNIVDVMDKRKADCLVLVSDDSDFVDILKEAKMRCLRTVVVGDINDGPLKRTADVGFSWRDILMGKAKKEAASVVGRWNDRDILKRLEWTYNPEVDRKMSDYFDESEGQDFEDSDSGVDGDFIEKDNTRAWWDLDSDDEVASSQASHQSS from the coding sequence ATGGTTGTTCATATGAAGATTCGAGGCATTTGCTGTTTTGCTAATTTCGGAAAACTCGACGCTCTCAAGTGCACGTACACTGCCTTTGCTAGATATTGTCACTCTGAACCGCTTGGTGTCACTTCTACTTATTTGGAGCCATTACCTTCATCAAGTAACAAGAATAGTGTGGCCATCTTTTGGGATTTAGACAACAAGCCTCCTAATTCGTTCCCTCCATTCGATGCTGCTATCAAGCTAAAAGCGTCAGCTTCTTCATTCGGTGTGGTCCAGTACATGGTGGCTTATGCTAATCGTCACGCATTCAGCTACGTCCCTCCAGATGTTAGGgagcaaaggaaagagaggaaggtGTTGAACAAGTTGGAAAATAAGGGTGTGATCAGGCCGATGGAGCCATACTTGTGTCGTGTCTGTGGGAGGAAATTCTATACGAATGAAAAACTCATTAATCATTTCAAGCAAATCCATGAGCGTGAACATACGAAGAGGGTGAGTCAAATAGAGTCCGCGAGGGGGAAGAGGAGGGTGAACTTGGTTGCCAAGTACTCGATGAAAATGGAGAAGTACAAGAATTCCGCGAGGGATGTTTTGACCCCCAAAGTCGGGTATGGTTTAGCAGGTGAGTTGAAACGAGCAGGGTTTTTTGTGAATATGGTCTCAGATAAGCCTCAAGCGGCAGATATTGCATTGAGGAATAATATAGTTGATGTGATGGATAAGAGGAAGGCTGATTGTTTGGTCCTGGTCTCGGATGATTCAGATTTTGTGGATATTTTAAAGGAAGCAAAAATGAGGTGTCTTAGGACAGTTGTTGTGGGAGATATAAACGACGGACCTTTGAAGAGAACAGCAGATGTTGGGTTCTCGTGGAGGGATATTCTGATGGGAAAGGCTAAGAAAGAAGCTGCATCAGTTGTAGGCCGTTGGAATGACCGTGACATTTTGAAGAGGCTGGAGTGGACTTACAACCCAGAGGTGGATAGAAAAATGTCTGATTATTTTGATGAGAGTGAAGGCCAGGATTTTGAAGACAGTGATAGCGGGGTAGATGGTGACTTTATAGAAAAAGATAATACAAGAGCTTGGTGGGATCTGGACTCAGATGATGAAGTTGCTTCTTCTCAGGCATCTCACCAATCTTCATGA
- the LOC104443724 gene encoding UDP-glucuronate 4-epimerase 3 gives MSQLKTISLSHLDNVPSSPGKFKPDKSLTYIHRLRLHSSVSKLTLWLALFLGLLVFFFFLSPPAASPPPRRSLGSWGGSRWEKRIRTSARVRSRSSFTVLVTGAAGFVGTHVSLALKRRGDGVIGLDNFNAYYDTRLKRARQEMLDQAGVFVVEGDINDKDLLNKLFDVVPFTHVMHLAAQAGVRYAMQNPASYVHSNIAGFVNLLEVCKSANPQPAIVWASSSSVYGLNSKVPFSEKDRTDQPASLYAATKKAGEEIAHTYNHIYGLSITGLRFFTVYGPWGRPDMAYFFFTEDILKGKEITIYEGPDHISVARDFTFIDDIVKGCVSALDTAKKSTGSGGKKKGSAQFRIFNLGNTSPVPVTKLVNILEKLLKVKARKKFLPLPRNGDVKFTHANISLAQRELGYKPTTDLETGLKKFVKWYISYNKGSKRSSW, from the coding sequence ATGTCACAGCTGAAGACGATCTCGCTCTCCCACCTGGACAATGTACCATCCTCGCCGGGGAAGTTCAAGCCCGACAAGTCGTTGACCTACATCCACCGCCTGCGGCTGCACTCCTCCGTGTCCAAGCTCACCCTCTGGCTGGCCCTCTTCCTCGGcctcctcgtcttcttcttcttcctctccccgcCCGCCGCGTCCCCGCCGCCGCGGCGGTCCCTCGGCTCCTGGGGCGGGTCGCGCTGGGAGAAGCGGATCCGGACGTCGGCCCGGGTCCGATCGCGGTCCAGCTTCACGGTCCTGGTCACCGGGGCGGCCGGGTTCGTCGGCACCCACGTCTCGCTCGCCCTCAAGCGCCGCGGCGACGGCGTGATCGGGCTCGACAATTTCAATGCGTACTACGACACCAGGCTCAAGAGGGCCCGGCAAGAGATGCTGGATCAAGCGGGGGTTTTCGTCGTCGAAGGAGATATCAATGATAAGGATCTCCTGAATAAGCTGTTCGATGTGGTGCCGTTCACTCATGTAATGCATCTCGCGGCGCAGGCCGGGGTGCGCTATGCGATGCAGAACCCGGCATCTTATGTCCATAGCAACATCGCCGGGTTTGTGAACCTTCTGGAGGTGTGCAAATCCGCGAATCCGCAGCCAGCGATCGTGTGGGCTTCTTCCAGTTCGGTCTACGGGCTCAATTCCAAGGTGCCCTTTTCAGAGAAGGACCGGACGGATCAGCCTGCGAGTCTGTATGCTGCCACGAAGAAGGCTGGTGAGGAAATCGCACACACTTATAATCATATTTATGGGTTATCTATCACTGGATTGCGGTTTTTCACGGTGTATGGACCGTGGGGTAGGCCGGACATGGCGTACTTCTTTTTCACCGAGGATATCTTGAAAGGGAAGGAGATTACAATATACGAAGGGCCTGATCATATCTCTGTTGCTAGGGATTttaccttcattgatgatattgTGAAGGGCTGTGTGTCTGCCTTGGATACTGCCAAGAAAAGTACCGGGAGCGGTGGGAAGAAGAAGGGGTCTGCGCAGTTCCGAATTTTCAATTTGGGGAATACATCCCCGGTGCCCGTGACAAAGCTTGTGAACATATTGGAAAAGCTTTTGAAGGTTAAGGCTAGGAAGAAGTTCTTGCCTTTGCCGAGGAACGGCGATGTGAAATTTACACATGCAAACATAAGTTTGGCTCAGCGCGAGCTTGGATATAAGCCAACCACTGACTTGGAGACAGGGTTGAAGAAATTTGTGAAGTGGTACATTAGTTACAATAAAGGGTCGAAAAGGAGTTCCTGGTGA
- the LOC104443723 gene encoding labd-13Z-ene-9,15,16-triol synthase, chloroplastic, with protein MGFIMPLVYHVSRLLPNPREDHLPSMFLYSILTLSCLFWLQKLLIISRKGKSCLPPGPRGLPVVGYLPFLGRNLHEFFMELAREYGPIYKLSIGTKLYVIVSSPILVKEIVRDHDVVFANRNPSKVSLAFSYGGKDIAFAPHGTQWRMLRRLFVREMQSTANLDAFHSHRRREVVTSARDLCTRAGLPVKVGEVAFQTVINMITSMFWGGTLGEEEAARVGAEFMEAVARLTTLLGTPNVSDFFPVIARFDVQGVEREMKEAVAWIGRIFDFVISQRMSLEEVRGGIGGERSDFLHFLLKYKDEETGRSISPEQIKALLMDIVIGGADTTSTTVEWTMTELLLHPQVLLNVQKELDDVVGRNNMVEESHAFKLPYLHAAVKEAMRLHPVAPLLLPRSPSRTCTVGGYTIPKGTKVFLNAWAMHRDPRFWSDPYKFRPERFLEEGEASELEYSGQNLHYIPFGSGRRVCAGLQLGERMLMYVLATFLHLFEWRLPPGIELDREEKFGVVLEKATPLIAIATPRIPNLHLHVKE; from the exons ATGGGATTCATCATGCCTTTGGTTTACCATGTCTCTAGGCTATTGCCAAACCCTAGGGAGGACCATTTACCATCAATGTTCCTCTACTCTATACTAACCCTATCATGCCTATTTTGGCTCCAAAAGTTACTCATAATTTCCCGGAAAGGCAAGTCCTGCCTACCGCCCGGTCCGAGAGGTCTACCGGTGGTGGGTTACCTCCCATTTCTAGGGCGCAACCTCCACGAGTTCTTCATGGAACTTGCCCGAGAATACGGCCCGATATATAAGCTCTCGATAGGTACCAAACTCTACGTCATTGTAAGCTCTCCAATCTTAGTCAAAGAGATTGTACGCGATCACGACGTTGTGTTTGCCAACCGCAATCCTAGCAAGGTCTCATTGGCCTTCTCCTATGGAGGGAAGGACATCGCTTTCGCACCTCACGGGACCCAGTGGCGGATGCTGCGGCGGTTGTTCGTGCGCGAGATGCAAAGTACGGCAAATCTTGACGCCTTTCACTCTCATAGAAGGAGAGAAGTCGTGACAAGCGCGAGAGATTTGTGCACTAGGGCGGGACTGCCGGTCAAAGTGGGGGAGGTGGCTTTCCAGACGGTGATCAACATGATAACATCCATGTTCTGGGGTGGGACGCTcggggaggaggaggcggcgcgCGTTGGGGCAGAGTTCATGGAGGCGGTGGCACGGCTCACCACTCTATTGGGAACGCCTAACGTGTCGGATTTTTTTCCGGTGATTGCTAGGTTTGATGTGCAAGGAGTGGAGAGGGAGATGAAGGAGGCGGTGGCTTGGATCGGAAGGATCTTTGATTTTGTCATTAGTCAACGCATGAGTTTGGAAGAAGTAAGAGGGGGCATTGGAGGGGAGAGGAGTGACTTCTTGCACTTTCTTTTAAAGTATAAAGATGAAGAAACCGGGAGATCAATTTCCCCGGAACAAATCAAGGCTTTGCTTATG GACATCGTTATAGGAGGTGCCGACACCACATCTACCACGGTCGAATGGACAATGACCGAGCTGCTACTACACCCGCAAGTCCTTCTCAATGTCCAGAAAGAGCTCGACGATGTCGTCGGGCGGAACAACATGGTCGAGGAGTCCCACGCCTTCAAGTTACCCTACTTGCATGCGGCGGTGAAGGAAGCTATGAGACTGCACCCTGTAGCACCTCTGCTGTTGCCCCGCAGCCCGAGCCGAACCTGCACGGTAGGCGGATACACCATACCCAAAGGCACTAAAGTCTTCTTGAACGCGTGGGCTATGCATCGAGACCCGCGGTTCTGGTCCGACCCGTACAAGTTCCGCCCCGAAAGGTTTCTCGAGGAGGGAGAGGCCTCCGAGTTGGAATACTCCGGACAGAACTTGCACTACATACcgttcgggtcgggtcgacgGGTTTGTGCGGGGCTCCAACTAGGGGAGAGGATGCTAATGTATGTGTTGGCTACGTTCCTGCATCTGTTCGAGTGGAGATTGCCACCGGGTATAGAGTTGGATCGCGAAGAGAAGTTTGGGGTAGTTCTTGAGAAGGCCACTCCACTGATTGCTATTGCCACTCCGAGGATCCCTAACTTGCATCTACATGTGAAGGAATAG